In one window of Photorhabdus laumondii subsp. laumondii DNA:
- the xreR1 gene encoding cell morphology transcriptional regulator XreR1, with amino-acid sequence MKKPNTIKSIFGQRVRYIRMASGMSQEAFADKCGLDRTYISGIERGVRNPTLEVINVIASGLQIELKDLFDFDAEKKS; translated from the coding sequence ATGAAAAAACCTAACACGATAAAATCCATTTTTGGACAAAGAGTTAGATATATCAGAATGGCATCTGGTATGTCTCAGGAAGCTTTTGCCGATAAATGTGGGCTTGATCGTACTTATATCAGTGGCATTGAACGTGGCGTCAGGAACCCCACGCTTGAAGTTATCAATGTCATAGCAAGTGGTTTACAGATTGAATTAAAAGATCTGTTTGACTTTGACGCGGAGAAAAAGAGTTAG
- a CDS encoding GntR family transcriptional regulator, with protein sequence MKKNNSSPKTLSEKVTDIIRQKLIIGELSPGQRLSEAALSEQLEISRNTLREVFRVLTQEGLLRYEPNRGVFVATPSIASIIDIYRIRRLIECQALAQSYPMHPAVEHMRGAIEMAKRCRDTQDWIGVGTANMAFHSAIVELTDSERLITFYGHISAELRLAFGYLNDPELFYVPYIDQNAHILALLEKGEPESAASELKSYLEQSERTVLAAYTRKNRT encoded by the coding sequence ATGAAAAAAAATAATTCCTCTCCTAAGACGTTAAGTGAAAAAGTTACAGATATTATCCGGCAGAAATTGATTATTGGGGAGCTATCACCCGGTCAACGACTATCAGAAGCGGCTTTGAGCGAACAACTTGAAATATCGCGTAATACATTACGTGAGGTTTTTCGGGTACTGACTCAGGAAGGGTTACTGCGATATGAACCTAACCGTGGTGTTTTCGTCGCCACTCCGAGTATCGCTTCTATTATCGATATTTATCGAATCCGGCGGCTTATTGAGTGTCAGGCATTGGCGCAATCTTATCCTATGCATCCTGCGGTTGAACACATGCGCGGTGCAATCGAAATGGCTAAACGGTGTCGTGATACTCAGGACTGGATCGGTGTAGGAACTGCAAATATGGCATTTCATTCAGCTATTGTTGAACTGACTGACAGTGAACGGCTGATAACATTCTATGGGCATATTTCTGCGGAATTGCGGCTGGCTTTTGGTTATCTGAACGATCCTGAACTTTTTTATGTTCCTTATATTGATCAGAATGCCCATATTTTGGCGTTACTTGAGAAAGGTGAACCAGAAAGTGCGGCCTCCGAGTTAAAAAGCTATCTGGAGCAGTCAGAACGTACGGTATTAGCGGCTTATACGCGCAAAAATCGTACTTAA
- a CDS encoding HD domain-containing protein, translating into MNFSINGVSIPDTQITRDATTFIRDTESDLLFHHSSRVYYWGALAGQRLGLNVDHELLYVGCMFHDIGLTHEHCSCDKRFEVDGANAAKHFLQGYGIAQADIDKVWTAIALHTTPGIPEFMVPEIALVTAGVEMDVLGINYEAFSDSERTAVVQHHPRTDGFKEDIIQAFYDGIKDKSQTMFGGFNVDVIQDKQPGLVPLNYCNVIRNSRWKG; encoded by the coding sequence ATGAATTTTTCAATTAACGGCGTGAGTATTCCTGATACCCAAATAACCCGTGATGCAACCACGTTCATCCGCGATACGGAATCTGACCTGCTTTTTCATCATTCAAGTCGTGTTTACTACTGGGGTGCGCTCGCCGGTCAGCGTCTTGGGCTTAACGTGGATCATGAACTGCTCTATGTCGGATGTATGTTTCATGACATCGGCCTGACACATGAACACTGTAGCTGTGACAAACGATTCGAGGTTGACGGCGCGAATGCGGCGAAACATTTCCTGCAAGGATACGGTATCGCTCAGGCCGATATTGATAAAGTCTGGACGGCGATTGCTTTACATACCACGCCGGGCATTCCAGAGTTTATGGTACCCGAAATTGCGCTCGTTACTGCTGGCGTTGAAATGGATGTGTTGGGGATCAATTACGAAGCGTTCAGCGACAGTGAGCGCACTGCGGTTGTACAGCATCACCCACGTACTGACGGCTTCAAGGAAGATATCATTCAGGCTTTTTATGATGGCATCAAGGACAAGTCCCAGACAATGTTTGGTGGCTTCAATGTGGATGTCATACAGGATAAACAGCCGGGACTTGTTCCCCTCAATTACTGTAACGTAATCCGCAATTCCCGCTGGAAAGGCTAA